A window of Amphiprion ocellaris isolate individual 3 ecotype Okinawa chromosome 12, ASM2253959v1, whole genome shotgun sequence contains these coding sequences:
- the serac1 gene encoding protein SERAC1 isoform X1, whose amino-acid sequence MNTGCNRGGHYRSSLKSSPINKAKDVCCSSTFDPLSEAEYSWTAWCEESASVERFKESCKSNWSRCVGFIHYAFCRGCLFITYEVVALDKAVTIDTSAILQEKYKSYIYLKATPSDEKENLAAGLTHKTRRELHKAARRFLEISSRLFLRSLDEHFTNVDADPHEVALWVLLKRTMSANKAIRLQAVQELADNHHWHDYQYQTAAQVIDQRTAVGLARTPRVDLRFFRHPPALRDLEDGLSAEDELRQLLASLPQSEVDKCVQYFTSMALRESTQSMAAQRGGLWCFGGNGLPYAQSLTSIPSEKVESFCLQALVQHSKVQSHCDHIVANGGLQLLQRVYQLRGDSLKIQRNIVRIIGNLALNEGVHKAIAQSGWVSVLAEMMQSPHVMQASHAARALANLDRETVKEKYQDGVYILHPQTRDNQPIKADVLFIHGILGAAFKTWRQKDRVTLEEKRGAESRDDYTECWPKSWLAADCPNLRVLSVEYDSHLSDWMAKCPAENQRKSLAYRSQELLKKLKQAGVGERPVVWVAHSMGGLLVKKMLMDASEDPDMQGLLQNTKGVMFYSVPHHGTFMAEYSVNVRYLLFPSIEVRELCKDSPALRNLNENFLNIAKEKEIKVLSFAETLPTNIGPMIKILVVPTQSANLGIGELIEVDVDHLNICKPEKKDSFLYKRSLQFIQEALKSYISH is encoded by the exons ATGAACACCGGCTGCAATCGTGGAGGACATTATCGTAGTTCTTTGAAATCCTCTCCGATAAATAAG GCGAAGGATGTCTGTTGCAGCTCTACGTTTGATCCGCTGTCGGAGGCTGAGTACAGCTGGACCGCCTGGTGTGAAGAAAGTGCTTCAGTGGAAAGATTTAA ggAAAGTTGCAAAAGTAACTGGAGCCGTTGTGTTGGG TTTATCCATTATGCTTTCTGCAGGGGCTGTCTTTTTATTACTTATGAGGTGGTAGCCTTGGATAAGGCTGTAACCATTGACACAAGTGCAATTCTTCAGGAGAAATATAAGTCTTACATCTATCTGAAAGCCACTCCCTCCGATGAAAAAGAGAACCTAGCTGCAG GgcttacacacaaaacaaggagGGAACTTCATAAAGCAGCAAGACGGTTTCTGGAAATATCCTCTAGGCTTTTTCTGCGATCACTAGATG AGCACTTTACCAATGTGGATGCAGACCCACACGAAGTGGCATTATGGGTCCTGCTGAAGAGGACAATGTCAGCCAATAAAGCCATCAGACTTCAAGCTGTGCAGGAGCTAGCAGATAATCATCACTGGCATG ATTACCAGTACCAGACAGCAGCCCAGGTTATTGACCAGCGGACAGCAGTGGGCCTGGCCCGAACTCCTCGGGTAGACCTGAGATTTTTCCGACACCCTCCTGCACTGCGTGACTTGGAGGAT GGTTTGTCAGCAGAGGATGAACTGAGGCAGCTGTTGGCATCTTTGCCCCAGTCTGAGGTGGACAAATGTGTTCAGTACTTCACCTCAATGGCCCTCAGAGAGAGCACTCAGTCCATGGCAGCACAAAGG GGTGGTCTGTGGTGTTTTGGTGGCAATGGGCTGCCTTATGCCCAAAGCCTCACCTCTATTCCTTCTGAGAAGGTGGAGTCCTTCTGTCTCCAGGCACTGGTACAGCACTCAAAG GTACAGAGCCACTGTGACCACATAGTTGCCAATGGGGGTCTACAGCTCCTCCAGAGGGTTTATCAGCTCAGGGGAGATTCCCTAAAGATTCAGAGGAACATTGTTCGTATCATAGGAAACTTGGCATTAAATGAAGGAGTCCACAAGGCCATAGCCCAGTCTG GCTGGGTATCTGTGCTGGCTGAGATGATGCAGTCTCCTCATGTAATGCAGGCGTCGCATGCAGCTCGCGCTCTGGCCAACCTGGACAGGGAGACAGTGAAGGAGAAATACCAAGATGGTGTATATATCCTCCACCCACAAACACGTGACAA CCAGCCAATCAAAGCAGATGTGCTGTTCATCCATGGAATTTTAGGGGCAGCTTTTAAGACATGGAGACAGAAGGACCGCGTTACATTAGAGGAAAAGAGGGGGGCTGAAAGCAGAGATGACTATACAGAGTGCTGGCCAAAG TCATGGTTGGCTGCGGATTGTCCAAATCTGAGAGTACTGTCAGTGGAGTATGACAGTCATCTCAGTGACTGGATGGCCAAGTGTCCTGCTGAAAatcagag GAAGTCTTTGGCCTATAGAAGTCAAGAGCTGCTAAAGAAGTTAAAACAGGCTGGAGTTGGAGAAAGGCCTGTGGTCTGGGTAGCCCACAGTATGGGAG GATTGCTTGTGAAGAAAATGCTGATGGATGCCTCAGAGGATCCAGATATGCAGGGGTTGTTACAAAACACCAAGGGTGTTATGTTCTACAGTGTTCCTCATCATGGCACCTTTATGGCAGAGTACTCGGTCAATGTCAGATATCTCCTCTTTCCCTCTATAGAAGTCAGAGAACTCTGTAAAG ACTCACCAGCTCTGCGCAACTTGAACGAGAATTTCCTGAACATTgccaaagaaaaggaaatcaaGGTGCTGAGCTTTGCAGAGACACTGCCAACAAACATCGGTCCCATGATCAAGATACTTGTGGTACCAACACAGTCGGCAA ATCTTGGCATCGGGGAGCTCATTGAGGTAGACGTTGATCACCTCAACATCTGCAAGCCAGAGAAAAAGGACTCGTTTTTGTACAAACGCAGCCTCCAGTTCATCCAGGAAGCACTGAAGAGCTACATCAGCCACTGA
- the myct1a gene encoding myc target protein 1 homolog has product MAANNTSLFLEILESFDAVPLIIAFCVSMAVGLLLGALVYVILTWMSRRKAGSASITRHSPRHSHMSSRNRPGFNRNSSYDRRSNNSLVSAAFSFHHQTSSPDHFDPLGHKSSFRASTFHPLLQCSQIAREAEEGSQITLPRTPTLTMSTGSAQTAAQPATMPSRPESFWGNNGLRGLPATQTPPPAYESIIRAYQETCT; this is encoded by the exons ATGGCTGCAAACAACACAAGTCTCTTTCTGGAAATACTTGAGTCTTTCGATgctg TCCCTTTAATTATAGCTTTCTGTGTGTCCATGGCGGTGGGCCTTCTCTTGGGTGCCCTGGTTTACGTGATACTGACTTGGATGTCCCGACGCAAGGCAGGCTCTGCCAGCATCACCCGTCACTCCCCTCGACACTCACACATGTCTTCACGCAACCGTCCAGGCTTTAACCGCAACAGCAGCTATGACCGACGAAGCAACAACAGTTTGGTCAGTGCTGCATTCAGCTTTCACCACCAGACATCCTCCCCAGATCACTTCGACCCACTGGGGCACAAATCCAGCTTCAGGGCCTCCACTTTCCACCCGCTTCTCCAGTGCAGTCAAATCGCaagggaggcagaggagggCAGCCAAATCACACTGCCTCGCACACCAACTCTGACCATGTCAACTGGATCAGCTCAAACTGCAGCGCAACCAGCTACCATGCCATCAAGACCTGAGTCATTTTGGGGCAACAATGGTCTAAGGGGTCTCCCAGCTACACAAACGCCACCTCCAGCTTATGAGAGCATTATTAGGGCTTATCAGGAAACATGCACCTGA
- the serac1 gene encoding protein SERAC1 isoform X2 → MQAKDVCCSSTFDPLSEAEYSWTAWCEESASVERFKESCKSNWSRCVGFIHYAFCRGCLFITYEVVALDKAVTIDTSAILQEKYKSYIYLKATPSDEKENLAAGLTHKTRRELHKAARRFLEISSRLFLRSLDEHFTNVDADPHEVALWVLLKRTMSANKAIRLQAVQELADNHHWHDYQYQTAAQVIDQRTAVGLARTPRVDLRFFRHPPALRDLEDGLSAEDELRQLLASLPQSEVDKCVQYFTSMALRESTQSMAAQRGGLWCFGGNGLPYAQSLTSIPSEKVESFCLQALVQHSKVQSHCDHIVANGGLQLLQRVYQLRGDSLKIQRNIVRIIGNLALNEGVHKAIAQSGWVSVLAEMMQSPHVMQASHAARALANLDRETVKEKYQDGVYILHPQTRDNQPIKADVLFIHGILGAAFKTWRQKDRVTLEEKRGAESRDDYTECWPKSWLAADCPNLRVLSVEYDSHLSDWMAKCPAENQRKSLAYRSQELLKKLKQAGVGERPVVWVAHSMGGLLVKKMLMDASEDPDMQGLLQNTKGVMFYSVPHHGTFMAEYSVNVRYLLFPSIEVRELCKDSPALRNLNENFLNIAKEKEIKVLSFAETLPTNIGPMIKILVVPTQSANLGIGELIEVDVDHLNICKPEKKDSFLYKRSLQFIQEALKSYISH, encoded by the exons ATGCAGGCGAAGGATGTCTGTTGCAGCTCTACGTTTGATCCGCTGTCGGAGGCTGAGTACAGCTGGACCGCCTGGTGTGAAGAAAGTGCTTCAGTGGAAAGATTTAA ggAAAGTTGCAAAAGTAACTGGAGCCGTTGTGTTGGG TTTATCCATTATGCTTTCTGCAGGGGCTGTCTTTTTATTACTTATGAGGTGGTAGCCTTGGATAAGGCTGTAACCATTGACACAAGTGCAATTCTTCAGGAGAAATATAAGTCTTACATCTATCTGAAAGCCACTCCCTCCGATGAAAAAGAGAACCTAGCTGCAG GgcttacacacaaaacaaggagGGAACTTCATAAAGCAGCAAGACGGTTTCTGGAAATATCCTCTAGGCTTTTTCTGCGATCACTAGATG AGCACTTTACCAATGTGGATGCAGACCCACACGAAGTGGCATTATGGGTCCTGCTGAAGAGGACAATGTCAGCCAATAAAGCCATCAGACTTCAAGCTGTGCAGGAGCTAGCAGATAATCATCACTGGCATG ATTACCAGTACCAGACAGCAGCCCAGGTTATTGACCAGCGGACAGCAGTGGGCCTGGCCCGAACTCCTCGGGTAGACCTGAGATTTTTCCGACACCCTCCTGCACTGCGTGACTTGGAGGAT GGTTTGTCAGCAGAGGATGAACTGAGGCAGCTGTTGGCATCTTTGCCCCAGTCTGAGGTGGACAAATGTGTTCAGTACTTCACCTCAATGGCCCTCAGAGAGAGCACTCAGTCCATGGCAGCACAAAGG GGTGGTCTGTGGTGTTTTGGTGGCAATGGGCTGCCTTATGCCCAAAGCCTCACCTCTATTCCTTCTGAGAAGGTGGAGTCCTTCTGTCTCCAGGCACTGGTACAGCACTCAAAG GTACAGAGCCACTGTGACCACATAGTTGCCAATGGGGGTCTACAGCTCCTCCAGAGGGTTTATCAGCTCAGGGGAGATTCCCTAAAGATTCAGAGGAACATTGTTCGTATCATAGGAAACTTGGCATTAAATGAAGGAGTCCACAAGGCCATAGCCCAGTCTG GCTGGGTATCTGTGCTGGCTGAGATGATGCAGTCTCCTCATGTAATGCAGGCGTCGCATGCAGCTCGCGCTCTGGCCAACCTGGACAGGGAGACAGTGAAGGAGAAATACCAAGATGGTGTATATATCCTCCACCCACAAACACGTGACAA CCAGCCAATCAAAGCAGATGTGCTGTTCATCCATGGAATTTTAGGGGCAGCTTTTAAGACATGGAGACAGAAGGACCGCGTTACATTAGAGGAAAAGAGGGGGGCTGAAAGCAGAGATGACTATACAGAGTGCTGGCCAAAG TCATGGTTGGCTGCGGATTGTCCAAATCTGAGAGTACTGTCAGTGGAGTATGACAGTCATCTCAGTGACTGGATGGCCAAGTGTCCTGCTGAAAatcagag GAAGTCTTTGGCCTATAGAAGTCAAGAGCTGCTAAAGAAGTTAAAACAGGCTGGAGTTGGAGAAAGGCCTGTGGTCTGGGTAGCCCACAGTATGGGAG GATTGCTTGTGAAGAAAATGCTGATGGATGCCTCAGAGGATCCAGATATGCAGGGGTTGTTACAAAACACCAAGGGTGTTATGTTCTACAGTGTTCCTCATCATGGCACCTTTATGGCAGAGTACTCGGTCAATGTCAGATATCTCCTCTTTCCCTCTATAGAAGTCAGAGAACTCTGTAAAG ACTCACCAGCTCTGCGCAACTTGAACGAGAATTTCCTGAACATTgccaaagaaaaggaaatcaaGGTGCTGAGCTTTGCAGAGACACTGCCAACAAACATCGGTCCCATGATCAAGATACTTGTGGTACCAACACAGTCGGCAA ATCTTGGCATCGGGGAGCTCATTGAGGTAGACGTTGATCACCTCAACATCTGCAAGCCAGAGAAAAAGGACTCGTTTTTGTACAAACGCAGCCTCCAGTTCATCCAGGAAGCACTGAAGAGCTACATCAGCCACTGA
- the serac1 gene encoding protein SERAC1 isoform X3 has translation MSVAALRLIRCRRLSTAGPPGVKKVLQWKDLRKVAKVTGAVVLGGCLFITYEVVALDKAVTIDTSAILQEKYKSYIYLKATPSDEKENLAAGLTHKTRRELHKAARRFLEISSRLFLRSLDEHFTNVDADPHEVALWVLLKRTMSANKAIRLQAVQELADNHHWHDYQYQTAAQVIDQRTAVGLARTPRVDLRFFRHPPALRDLEDGLSAEDELRQLLASLPQSEVDKCVQYFTSMALRESTQSMAAQRGGLWCFGGNGLPYAQSLTSIPSEKVESFCLQALVQHSKVQSHCDHIVANGGLQLLQRVYQLRGDSLKIQRNIVRIIGNLALNEGVHKAIAQSGWVSVLAEMMQSPHVMQASHAARALANLDRETVKEKYQDGVYILHPQTRDNQPIKADVLFIHGILGAAFKTWRQKDRVTLEEKRGAESRDDYTECWPKSWLAADCPNLRVLSVEYDSHLSDWMAKCPAENQRKSLAYRSQELLKKLKQAGVGERPVVWVAHSMGGLLVKKMLMDASEDPDMQGLLQNTKGVMFYSVPHHGTFMAEYSVNVRYLLFPSIEVRELCKDSPALRNLNENFLNIAKEKEIKVLSFAETLPTNIGPMIKILVVPTQSANLGIGELIEVDVDHLNICKPEKKDSFLYKRSLQFIQEALKSYISH, from the exons ATGTCTGTTGCAGCTCTACGTTTGATCCGCTGTCGGAGGCTGAGTACAGCTGGACCGCCTGGTGTGAAGAAAGTGCTTCAGTGGAAAGATTTAA ggAAAGTTGCAAAAGTAACTGGAGCCGTTGTGTTGGG GGGCTGTCTTTTTATTACTTATGAGGTGGTAGCCTTGGATAAGGCTGTAACCATTGACACAAGTGCAATTCTTCAGGAGAAATATAAGTCTTACATCTATCTGAAAGCCACTCCCTCCGATGAAAAAGAGAACCTAGCTGCAG GgcttacacacaaaacaaggagGGAACTTCATAAAGCAGCAAGACGGTTTCTGGAAATATCCTCTAGGCTTTTTCTGCGATCACTAGATG AGCACTTTACCAATGTGGATGCAGACCCACACGAAGTGGCATTATGGGTCCTGCTGAAGAGGACAATGTCAGCCAATAAAGCCATCAGACTTCAAGCTGTGCAGGAGCTAGCAGATAATCATCACTGGCATG ATTACCAGTACCAGACAGCAGCCCAGGTTATTGACCAGCGGACAGCAGTGGGCCTGGCCCGAACTCCTCGGGTAGACCTGAGATTTTTCCGACACCCTCCTGCACTGCGTGACTTGGAGGAT GGTTTGTCAGCAGAGGATGAACTGAGGCAGCTGTTGGCATCTTTGCCCCAGTCTGAGGTGGACAAATGTGTTCAGTACTTCACCTCAATGGCCCTCAGAGAGAGCACTCAGTCCATGGCAGCACAAAGG GGTGGTCTGTGGTGTTTTGGTGGCAATGGGCTGCCTTATGCCCAAAGCCTCACCTCTATTCCTTCTGAGAAGGTGGAGTCCTTCTGTCTCCAGGCACTGGTACAGCACTCAAAG GTACAGAGCCACTGTGACCACATAGTTGCCAATGGGGGTCTACAGCTCCTCCAGAGGGTTTATCAGCTCAGGGGAGATTCCCTAAAGATTCAGAGGAACATTGTTCGTATCATAGGAAACTTGGCATTAAATGAAGGAGTCCACAAGGCCATAGCCCAGTCTG GCTGGGTATCTGTGCTGGCTGAGATGATGCAGTCTCCTCATGTAATGCAGGCGTCGCATGCAGCTCGCGCTCTGGCCAACCTGGACAGGGAGACAGTGAAGGAGAAATACCAAGATGGTGTATATATCCTCCACCCACAAACACGTGACAA CCAGCCAATCAAAGCAGATGTGCTGTTCATCCATGGAATTTTAGGGGCAGCTTTTAAGACATGGAGACAGAAGGACCGCGTTACATTAGAGGAAAAGAGGGGGGCTGAAAGCAGAGATGACTATACAGAGTGCTGGCCAAAG TCATGGTTGGCTGCGGATTGTCCAAATCTGAGAGTACTGTCAGTGGAGTATGACAGTCATCTCAGTGACTGGATGGCCAAGTGTCCTGCTGAAAatcagag GAAGTCTTTGGCCTATAGAAGTCAAGAGCTGCTAAAGAAGTTAAAACAGGCTGGAGTTGGAGAAAGGCCTGTGGTCTGGGTAGCCCACAGTATGGGAG GATTGCTTGTGAAGAAAATGCTGATGGATGCCTCAGAGGATCCAGATATGCAGGGGTTGTTACAAAACACCAAGGGTGTTATGTTCTACAGTGTTCCTCATCATGGCACCTTTATGGCAGAGTACTCGGTCAATGTCAGATATCTCCTCTTTCCCTCTATAGAAGTCAGAGAACTCTGTAAAG ACTCACCAGCTCTGCGCAACTTGAACGAGAATTTCCTGAACATTgccaaagaaaaggaaatcaaGGTGCTGAGCTTTGCAGAGACACTGCCAACAAACATCGGTCCCATGATCAAGATACTTGTGGTACCAACACAGTCGGCAA ATCTTGGCATCGGGGAGCTCATTGAGGTAGACGTTGATCACCTCAACATCTGCAAGCCAGAGAAAAAGGACTCGTTTTTGTACAAACGCAGCCTCCAGTTCATCCAGGAAGCACTGAAGAGCTACATCAGCCACTGA
- the gtf2h5 gene encoding general transcription factor IIH subunit 5, whose amino-acid sequence MVNVHKGVLVECDPAMKQFLLYLDETMALGKKFILKDLDDTHLFILAEVVHTLQDRVGELMDQNSFPITQK is encoded by the exons ATGGTCAATGTGCACAAAGGAGTCCTTGTTGAATG TGATCCTGCCATGAAACAGTTCCTCCTCTACCTGGATGAGACGATGGCCTTGGGAAAGAAATTTATCCTCAAGGACCTTGATGACACACACCTGTTCATCCTGGCAGAGGTGGTTCACACCCTCCAGGACAGAGTTGGAGAGTTAATGGACCAGAATTCATTCCCTATCACGCAAAAATAA